acatgcgctttcttacaaaagcattttctagttataacTTAGTAACTATTCTTATTGCCTATGTCATTATGGGAGGTCTATGGTACAAAGTAAGAGCCTTATCCATTACCCAGAGgttatgtatttaaatattttcagggAATGAAGTTGTTTtgcaatttctaaaatgtatgaGTTAGATAAGAGTGATAGTATGTAATATACTAGTATGCCTTCGTCATTGTGCAAGATTTAAGTAGAATATATTGGATTCTTTCCAGCAAGTGCAACATAACAGCTGcttattcttttaataaattgatGAAGTGGAATATTGTccttaaaagaaaagaaagttgTTAGGAATTACAACCAGATTTTAGAAATAACCAAAAAATACTATTTCAAGGGTCAGAACTCTTctgcaaaaacaaaatttcaagtgGGTATTTTCACAAGCTGATTTACATTCATATAAAGTGTAATGCACAATCTGAGGAGCCATAATTCTGCTATACATGAATAGGCAACAAGTGCACttatttaaatgttaacatgtcTACACAAAGCATTGTAAATgcataattcaaaaacaaaactgatttgatatctaaagcatttttattttcatatgatttGTTTTTCATAATGAATGAAGCAGAAAAGATATGAATGTAAGTACTTAAAAACGTGTAGGTACTTTTAGCAGAAAGACCCCTAAATGTTTGCAGCATGCATCTTTTGACAAATCATTGtataatatttcacatttttatgcaGAGATACATACATGACtattaataaaaaagaagaataagCATATCAAtaatacttaagaaatgaaaggtttcataaaataatgttccATTATCTTTTTTAAGCTTTATGTTTGAGCTCCACATTTGTTCATCATTGTtgacattctgtaaatataatTTCAAGTAATCATATTGAATGAAACCCTCTGGACATCTCAATTTCATTCGTCTATACACACTCATATATATACAGGATATTTCTGAAAATGGTCTATACCCCGTACTGCAAATGTCTATACCCCGTACACTCGTGTCAAAATTCATTTGGGTAAAACAAACATACTGTTACAGCCAGATATCCAGGATTTTTTGCGTATGAATattaaatagaaaacaaaagaGAATTGCCGATTCAGAATTCCGATGAATCGGCTATTACCTATCTACTTTACTAAACTATGCACAAAAATAAAAGGTTCGACCGTGAGCAAACGGAACATCAGTCTTTTTATAAACGACCTTGCTCAGCATGTATTTGCTGGAAATTTCAACGAAAATTGTTAACCGTTCCGTTCAAAAATCGGCCCGTGAATGGGTGTGATTTGGTTTAATCCATTCAGATTGATGGGACGTGAAATGCAAGGAAACTATTTCTTTGACATGACCATTAAAAGAACATTAAATCGTACTTTTTTTCCGTAGCTACGTCACTCTTTAAAATACTGCACATGGTTCAGTCGGTGAAATTTCAGTCGATATCTaatggaaataaacaaatatcgtCGAATGACAGCATAATTAGATGTTAAATGAGCACCTTTTAAAAGCGAgaaattaaaaagtattttctaTATGTCTCTTTTGCATCATAATTTCCCATATCTGAAAGATGTCAACATTCAAAAGCCATTAAAGGCACtgtcctccagatcgttcgaaaacaaaaatgagatattttttttagatatctggaaattaatgctgtaattcTTAAGAATGCTTCGAAACGTaatactgacaaactatatgttacggaaacacatgagaatgagttgtttttactactttttacgatgaaaatcgaaaagcatttgtaacgctTTAATCGGGGTAaattgcctcgattataaatatctatatcgCATTGAACACTAAAAAACAAGGATATATATATCTATAGCGGTATTGGTAACGGCAGCGGCggtctgggttcgattcccgatgcggtcatcttttctttttgatttggcatttttaaaatagtgtaaaaaacataaacttatattctaatgttcataatatgaccaaacttcagtttgaaagaaagatcatttttcagCCAAAATCTGTCAGTGCCTTTAATGCAGAAGTTGTCAATTACAATTGAACGTTTTGAACTTTTATTCACGTAAATTAGCTTATCAAATTAGCTGAAAGTTTTAACCATCTTTTAACAAAGTACAATATAATCATCCATGACAATGATGTTTGACCCCTAGTTTTCCAATTCTTAGCGCATTATGGGTTAATTATTTAACGGAACGgaatttaaaaatgcattttgggTTAAGTTGCTAAATGTAACATAGATAATTCATTATTTATGACTAATTGTTAAATGCGCATCTGCTTGAAGAATACACAAGAACATTGAAAACACAAGCTGAATATTTGAGGCAGTTTAATGGAAATGCCTTTATGCTTAATCTTTCAGGAGCAAAATCTTACAGGAGCAAACACAAAAGGCCTTTGCAATCGTAATAGATTGGTAGGATTGGTAGGTGTATTTCATATGTTTACAGCTTTACAACCAGTACACTTGACTTGATTTAgactttgtatataaaaataatagtttttgGAAGttctatgttttaaaacaaaattatcttATTATTCTAATCATGCATAAGATTTCTGTTGAGAATCGTTGCATTTGACATGTCTTTTCGTAAGTTCGGAACACAATTTATTGTGCTGCTGATTCATTCTCTTATTGTTCCtgtcttgaatattttttgtagTCTTCCCAACAGATTCagtttaataaaaacaatatttcaacggCTGTCGTAAGATAacaaatgaaagtaaaaaaaactgagaggaaaagaaacaaaaattcttaTAAAACTGAACTAGATTTTATTAATGCTACTCGTTGCTTTTTCAGTAAACGTGGCTATTTGTTGTTGTATATTGGTTTCTTTAAAAACCTGATAAAACAAGGAAACTTCTGAGCTAGGCTTATATAAAACTGGAGCGAgagaaattatttcttttttttccattgcTTGGATAATATCTTTGTTCCATTAAAACTCATTAAAGGTAGTGCCGCACGTTCGGATAAACTAATTTTTACCATGTCGAATTTGATTTAACAATGATGTTTCAaaacttatatacatgtactaataaaaAGATAACGTCGTTTGCTCgattttttttgctagactaattTGAAAAGATTCGACTtcgcacaagttttcataatttgAGTCTATGGGGAAATCACAAGCcttataacattttcgcgaatagaattttccCTACAATGTAGATTTGAATGAAACGTCTTATagttgttaataaacatatgtcctataatatggtgaaataaaaccTGTCCATCAATTTGGTTAAAAAGACATTTGCCAGTGATTAAAGTAATCCACGCATTTCAAGCTGACTGATGTTAAGacattttgttttggatttatttAGCGTTTCAgatgttttgatattatattttaactttagaaaaatagtaaagttgccgttgtaataaatttactcaccaTTCGCcatacatttataaaatgattttccgTTTCGactccaggctttattctacgttttcatgACGTTACGCTACTACTTCCGATAaatcaaacgtgcaaaactaccttaaccTTTCTTCCATTGGAACTTACTAAatgatattatacaattatcgactttttcttaggttgatatcaggatttatcaacctgaaaagagttatattcaccgagccataggcgaggtgaatataacttttcgagggttgataaatcctgatatcaacctatgaaaaagtcaataattgttttattacatgaataaatgtatagtcagtcttgttattacaattgtatctttaataaagaaataaggaataaatttagaccaaatcagggtgatattggttttccaagcacctactttcgtctatttttattttcgtactatttataacccaagataagttgatatgatatgtactcattacttttcgaaccgtttttagccaatcagagaaacaatagaatatagtcatgtaatattatacaattatcgactttttcttaggttgatatcaggatttatcaacctgaaaagagttatattcaccgagccataggcgaggtgaatataactttttgagggttgataaatcctgatatcaacctatgaaaaagtcaataattgttttattacatgaataaatgtatagtcagtcttgttattacaattgtatctttaataaagaaataaggaataaatttagaccaaatcagggtgatattggttttccaagcacctacttcgatctatttttattttcgtactatttataacccaagataagttgatatgatatgtactcattacttttcgaaccgtttttagccaatcagagaaacaatagaatgtAGTCATGTAATATAGCGTGGTGATATATAACAGTTCATATCGTAAAAGGTTTTGAGATTACATCCTGTTTCACAGCAAAGTCATAATACTATCATGACAACAATCCTTGCAGGTGCAAATATGGAAGGTTTGACAATTTATTTTAGCTTAATTTTTGCATATTAAACCAAACGAGTCCccattataatattattatgttaatattattatgttcgaCAGTTCACTAAAAAGAGCACAAACATACTAGTATTATATTTCAGATTATTGTTTTAGCCGTTTTACTAGTGGCAGCGTTAGTAGCGTTAACAGCGTTAGCAGTTAACATACATTTTGCAAAGCGAAATGCGGAATCATTGGCAACGCAAGTGTTGATGCTTAGTACTGACTTAAACGCTGGTAAATAactctatttttagaaaaaaaaaaacttgttagtGTAATGTTGTTTCAccattaaggtttcgatggaggccttgagaaacaaaaatcaaacaacaccaaatcatagaaagaaagagttgtttgacatgaaaattgaacagcatgtaaaacatgtatattactttacgaagcaagtgtcagtatactgatataaacattgaattccggaaaagggctgcctaaaggggctccacttccagacagttaaacgcctttaaaaactcaccattttcaaagaactgttacacatgtttgttttgatgcatttgcaatagcgtgcgagtggtgaaatttcacgtaacaaggtggaacatagttttcagcaattgtttatctttttttctttacaaatggcattcattttcaaagggagacaactttttctcaaagattacttaaaataatcgaaaaaagttgtttccctttgaaaatgaatgccatttgtacttaaaataatcgggaacagttgtctccctttgaaaatgaatgccatatgtaaagaaataatgataaacaattgctgaaaactgtgttccaccttgttatgcgaaatttcaccactcgcacgctattgcaaatgcatcaaaacgaacatgtgcaactgttctttgaaaatggtgagtttttaaaggcgtttaacagttcggaagtggagcccctttaggcagcccttttccagaattcaatgtttatatcagtatactgacacttgtttcgtaaagtaatatacatgttctacatgctgttcaattttcatgtcaaacaactctttctttctatgatttggtgatgtttgatttttgtttctcaaggcctccatcgaaacgtTAACACAAGCATAAATAGTTCAGCGTTACATAATGTACGCGTCTTAGATATTTTTCTCTGTAATTTCAATGCTGGGTTCAGATACATTTAAAGCATTAAATTTGATAGATTTGATCGATTTAATCAATGTCTAAAATATTTCACAGTAATGGGAAAAGAATGTaacattaatatttttacaaCTCACTGCTTGATTGATAATTGTATTCAGATTTACGTATAAGTACAGAGAATATTTCGTGTGAAAGGCCTTCATGCATCATCTGTAAAACAGAAGTTATGCCTCATTTTGAAGGTAGGTAAATCACCGTGTTATCGATTTACCTAGTTATgcttattttgaattattaaaatatcagaaACACGATATCTATAGCCCTTTCCTGACTCTAAATACAGCCAACGCATGAATCTTGTGACCCCATAGGTGGAATATTCCAGAAACGTTCGATTTGCTAATTGTTAAcctttgccctgctaaatttctataatggactggtccatcattcaatttgggcagaaccattcatcatttgaaggggtgtttactgaaaatgtatactgactgaatagcgaacagtgcagaccataatcagactgcacggatgtgcaggctgatcttggtctgcactggtcgcaaaggcagaatcaattgccaccACCGTCACGTCGTTctttaaaaatgtacttttttctcAGAAGTTGCTTATCGAAATATAGTAAGAAAAATAAATGGCTCTTCAGatatattctaaaataattaGCGCTCCACAGAAGTATCAAACGCTTTCAAACGCAAACGATGCACTCTAACTCTAGAACACATTATCATTAACCCTTTTCATTCttgacacaattgattctgcctttgcgaccaatgtagaccttgatcagcctgcacatccgtgcgtgcagtctgatcaagatctgcactgttcgcagttcagtcagtaaatttttggtaagcaccacttttaacagttaatagtactatCCAAcctgaaagatgaacaagttcactatagaaatttaacagggtaatgGCTAATGAAGGTTTTCATAGACTTGTACCAAtgcatttaaacataaaacagGTACATATATCTAGCTCATATATCttacataattaatatatttattctgTTCATTAGTCAAAGTTTACATTATATCATTTCAGCGTTACATTGTGCTGTATCTGTAAAGAATGGCTGTAAGTaaatttttcaacttaaaaaaaaaaacgatatcgAAATGTAAAAAGGTATTAACTGTTTTCTTTCTTGGATTAAAAATCTCTCTTACTTTCACTGGAATTAACGTTCTTATCATGATGGATTTAATGAGCACATGCGTTTCGAAACGTACTTgtccaatattaaaaattaattcaaatcGAGCACCTCAGCAGCTTATCCATATTTGTGCATATAACTACTTCAATTCGTTTTTACTTtggtaaactaataattataatagATGGATGTTTACTGATATGTAATTTGCATAAGGACTCCCTATGGCGGAAGAAACGCCTTACTATGGTCGTATAAAACTTAATGCCATCTTGacaatatgagccgcaccatgagaaaaccagcatagtgcatttgcgaccaccatggatccagactagcctgcgcatctgcgcatctgcgcaatctggtcaggatccatgctgttcgctttcaaaccctattgcacttagagaaaccgttagcgaacaatatggatcctgaccagactgcgcggatgcgcaggctggtctggatccatgctggtcgcaaatgctccatgttggttttctcatggtgcggctcatatgtcaaTGTGTAATAACATGTAAACTAGTATACTAACAACGATGGATAAgagacttgaaaaaaaatatatatgagaaataTTACCACAGTCATGTATTTTCATAGCTTTCGTTGTCTTCAGCTTGTATAATGTGCGGAGGAAAGTGCATGATACTTCAGGGCTTACTAGACAAGGTGAAACAAAATGCGACACATGCGTGCAAGAAACcaaaaattgaattaaattgtAAGTCAATGCAAGCAAAATTGTTCTTTATATTGTCACTCTGTGTCGTAATTGGCATTTTAAAGTATtaattaacaaacattttaatatatgaaattaaGTTCAGGTTACAACAAGCATACACCATCACACAATAGTGCCAGCATTTAACATTAGTGATTCACCTGCCCTAAGTAAAGTTCAGGGTTTAATAGTTACTGGCTTTAAGTTTgttaatatagatatataataataaattaaatgaaaaacaaaaacgaaaccgACGAGATGTCCTGTTTcaaaaatgaacaattaaaaGGATACTCGGggtacatttttttcaagaaatatatgcatgatttatctattttatcttactaaaTTATCAAAAGACACAGAAAAAGGACGTTTAAATCTTGCTGTGAACGTCTGAAGGTCCCCATATGTGAAGCTGCATAATCATATCATAATCATATGATAAATAGTTCCATCAAGATTTTGACCATTTTACCTTTTTCCGTGGAAAAACAAGAGTAGAGTGGAATATGAGATTTTATAGCAATTTTTCTAACCTTGCATACGTAGGTCAGGTGAGCCAGAGCATGGAAATTTTGTACCCACTTCGTCAAAGTCAGAAACCATACATGaaccgcatcatgagaaaattaacatagtgcatttgcgaccagcatgaatccagaccagcctgcgcatccgcgtagtctggtcagggttcatgttgttcgctttcaaagcctattgcaattagagacaccgttagcgaacagcatagatcctgaccagactgcgcagactggtctggatccatgctgatcgcaaatgcactattttggtttcctcatggtgcggcaCACATCTGTTTTAACTAAGCATGTCAGTAAAATGTGAGaaaaggtgttgattaaaatgattttaatttttcatcaacaTATTTTCCAAAGTACCCCTTTACTCGTGTAGATGTTGCATTATACTTAATAGTAACACTAACAAATAACACCCGAAGGGTTATTTTACTCTTCATAATCCAACTGAATTACACCTGCCTTTGTACCATAGGTTGTATACTCGCAATCGTGGGTAACCTCTCACACCATTGCGAAGGAGGGTATCTCTGCTACAACAAGATAGTACACGACCATCATAACCAGTCAGTACACGAACCTGTATGTAGGTGCCCGCCTGGAAGTCGATCAGAACACTGTAAGAAACCATATACTGAAGCGGTAAGGATCATTTTGAAATAAGAACCTCTGTATGTTATGTACTGTAAGTTGTTGCCTAACCATACCGCCACTGATAAGCAGCAGAAAGACATGAAAAATCAATGTAATGTCTTTGGTCAATATAATGGCGACAGCTCCTCTTATTGATCAGatcaaaaaatattgaaaagaataATTGATTATATTTAGGATGCCCCTTGAGAGGGTGCGGCATATAGTAATTTGACCGTCCTTCCCCATGATTAACTGAAGAATACTTTGGTGCAGAATCCTCTGGCGCAGACTCCTCATCATTTGTTAAGCAGGTTTgttgtgaccagcagatgacgcaTAATGATTTTGTGGACAAAATGCGTTTCTGATGGACAACTTAAGAACGCCTAAACCTACAGTCATAAACTTCATAGGAGGATTGAGTAGTGTTGTTTTGGgcttcagtaggtcaaagctcatGGCAACAATTATATTAAGACTAAACATGGTTTCCGCTCTTTAACTAAAGAACGGTTTGGCCTACACTCATCACACTTAATTTCCTATGGTCAGTAGCTGACCTCTAGCTTTTACAGGCgtgtcagtaagtcaaaggtcaaagccaCATTCATTTCAGGACTGAAAATTGAACTGGTCACCATGATGGGAAGGGGGAGCGGggtgaaaattgttttaaaaatgcctcttgacattgatataaaatgtaaataatttgagAAACAATATATAGCGGAAACGACTTCctaaatatcattttgattctaatatttCTTGTATTCAATAGTAGATTAAAAATGGAAGCCCTGTTTCTTTGTCCCTGTAAAGTCACTGTTGAATAAACATAATCATTGTATCAAAATTGAGTTTACTTTGAATGCTCATTGTACGCAACTTTAATGAAACCAAATACAACCAAATCTATACCGTAACAtatgtgttcaaattattctttaTTAGTTATAAGAGGAAGCAGAATGACATAAATGTAgcaacaaaaatgtatattttaacttcattttttttgtcaCAGGCTGATTGCAGATGTTTTAGATCCACGCGGAAGTTTTGTGGTCAAAAGCAAATAACACATTGTGACAATGTAAACTGGTCGACGTGCCATATGACTAGATCAGAATTAGGCGAACAATACAACTGTCTTTGTAATAAATCAACAGGTAATTGCTCTTCTTATACACAATCTATTTTTGATTTGTATTCAGTGTCCGCATAAAGCTTCGTACTGTAGAAGACTGTTCGGTGAAATAACTAAATCAAATAATTGGTCGAGCAAGATAGAAAAGCAGAGAGTCCATGTAAACTTTGTTGGTTAGCCAATGTCAAGGTATGAACAAAATGTTCAACAACATGGGCAAAATCTATCTATCGTATTTACATAGCCCTACGGATTCCGATATGTTGTAACTGCAGTTAATTCCTCCCTAAGGATGTGCCGTTTCGATGGCATAGATTTTatccatatgtcaaataattatctttcatcTAGTAGAAAAAATGGTAGATTATTCTCCGCTACAGATATTTGTATTACACTTCGATCGGTTTTATTCTCTTGGAAGAAAAAATTGATATGGATTAACGCCTCTTTCtataaatatgattaatataTTGCAGgctattttacatgtttttaccAGAAAACAATCTTAACATTTTAGGAACAGATGACCATTCCGCACAGTGTACACCATCTGATTCTGATAGTAAGCATGATTTGTAGTTATAATTCGCTTCATCTTTTATCTGCTTTCTTtcatcatatttttcattttagtgaGCTTTATCATTTTGTTCATCTTCCATAACAATAACTAACATGCCATCGGGAACTTATTTGCAACTTAGAACGAATACATTTTcatcatttgcatattttccTCCTGCATTATATAATATGATGATACGGTaagttgcaattttttttatttctaataagaaatttaaatttattaagacaGAATGGTTCCTAAGTACAATTTATTCAATGTAAACGTTTCTAAATAAATCAGGTTATAATGGTTTCTAAGTacaatttattcaatttaaacattACTAGTACTAAATAAATCACGTAATGCTTATTTGCAACTTAGAACGAATACATTTTcatcatttgcatattttccTCATGCATTATATAATATGATGATACGGTAAGttgcaattattttatttctaataagaaatttaaatttattaagacaGAATGGTTCCTAAGTACAATTTATTCAGTGTAAACGTTTCTAAATAAATCAGGTTATAATGGATTCTAAGTacaatttattcaatttaaacattACTAGTACTAAATAAATCACGTAATGCTTATTTGCAACTTAGAACGAATACATTTTcatcatttgcatattttccTCATGCATTATATAATATGATGATACGGTaagttgcaattttttttatttctaataagaaatttaaatttattaagataGAATGGTTCCTAAGTacaatttattcaatttaaaCGTTTCTAAATAAATCAGGTTATAATGGTTCCTAAGTacaatttattcaatttattcgTTACTAAATAAATCACATTATAATTGTTCCTAAGTACTTACTAAATAAATcacttttttattcaatttaaaggTAACAATTTCTTAAAATACATGGGGACTGATTAAGTCAATTATAATGcagagaaaataaatatatacgaCAAATGAGCAGAACACAAGAGCATGGAGTTTTGTTTCTTAGCTGTTTTAGAAGATGCTTAATCTAGAAAAAAACCATGTCTCAGCTGAAAATCGAACTCAGGTTTTCTTtagcaaacaaaaaaatcctGCAATCTTGACCTGTACATCACGGAGGAATTCATACTTAGTGAAAAGCTCtataaagctttataataaaggcagtttaccttcAGTACctcgtgacaaacgcttttctaatttgaatggaaaaatagtaAGACCAGCTTATTcttatgtgtttctgtaacatacaATCTGTCAGAAACTAAGTTTCAAAGACTTCTTaggaaatatagcaataattgcctgatatttcaaaagtttctgttttctttgttgtcgtacgatctataggtcagtccatttaagaaatatttgttcattttaggTACGAAAGATCTTGGCTGAAGGAGAACAACTAAAAACcttttgtaaacaaaatgtatatattggatGTAGCAACCAACTTTGTATATAAATTGTTAATACAAATTGTCGTCAGCATATGCTACGGAGGATGTACATCTGGTTTCACGGACAAAAGCAGCTGACCATgacaaaattgttgacaatttcaATTAGTATACTGAGTAAAGTCTACAGTAATATAATTCTTTCGATCTGCAAACAGATTTTGCGAGTCGTTTTCAACGGAAAACGTAGTTGGAAGACGAGGGTAAAGCACTGTAACGATGGACTCGTTGGTTGTGATAATTGCCATCGGTTATGGTACCCTCTTTAATGTCCCTTAACATGTGGTGATGTCTGAATTGAAGAATTCTGCAAGGCAAGAGAAGCCTACATTACATTTATATTCAAATCAGAAatactataaaaatgacaaacgAGATTGTGGCGGATGGAAAGGGATATAActggtaatacatgtacaataatacATAGTGTACGTAGAAGCCTACATTacatttatattcaaattagaAATACTATCAAAATGACAAACGAGATTGCGGTGGATGGAAAGGGATATAAttggtaatacatgtacataatgtaATAACTAACATATAGTTTAGAAATGcttacaaaatgtataatgacaGTAGCGACTTGATATTGATTTACAAACGCTTTATATAAATGAGTTTTATTCTGAGTGTCAATTCATTTAGATACCATGACAACTTAAGATTATCGTTATCAATGGagtaaacaaaataacaaaaaaaaaaaaagagaaatagtTTTGTTTGGATACTATTAAGCCGTTTGTAATACTATTTGAGTGTTGACAAGAAGTTTGTTTTATAAAACCAATTGAATTATTTGTATAAACAGAAAAAGAGGATTTTCAAATAAACGGCACGTATCCTTTATAGGCCAACCCTAGTCAGCaatctgtttcatattttgttttatttcttgtgaCTTGACACACTGAATTTCcaagaagtgtgtgtgtgtgtgtgtgtgtgtgtgtgtgtgtgtgtgttcgtttttaaagttttatgtgaACT
The sequence above is a segment of the Mercenaria mercenaria strain notata chromosome 3, MADL_Memer_1, whole genome shotgun sequence genome. Coding sequences within it:
- the LOC123523464 gene encoding uncharacterized protein LOC123523464, whose amino-acid sequence is MGNISTKYARGEQVRSENAVTLRKDLHGPEDAETIRQGLDGPEDAVTIRQGLDGPEEEVDESEERVTRREESNSINSNEQVVERHTEQNLTGANTKGLCNRNRLVGLIIVLAVLLVAALVALTALAVNIHFAKRNAESLATQVLMLSTDLNADLRISTENISCERPSCIICKTEVMPHFEALHCAVSVKNGSCIMCGGKCMILQGLLDKVKQNATHACKKPKIELNCCILAIVGNLSHHCEGGYLCYNKIVHDHHNQSVHEPVCRCPPGSRSEHCKKPYTEAADCRCFRSTRKFCGQKQITHCDNVNWSTCHMTRSELGEQYNCLCNKSTGTDDHSAQCTPSDSDSTKDLG